One window from the genome of Blastocatellia bacterium encodes:
- the murJ gene encoding murein biosynthesis integral membrane protein MurJ codes for MLVALGIFLSRIAGLIRERIFASYFGNSDAGDAFKSAQKIPNFLQNLFGEGVLSASFIPVYSGLLAKEQEEEANRLAGVVASLLTLITTILVLLGVYFTPLLIDLISPGFEGAKRLLTIRLVQIFFPGTGLLVLSAWCLGVLNSHRKFFLSYVAPVVWNAAQIAALLAFGGSTAIDDLAIKVGWALVVGSALQFIIQLPVVFRLIKRLHLGVNFRLDSVREVIKNFFPVVIARGVVQISGYTDNLLASLLPPGAVSSITYAQILYTLLVSLFGMSVSAAELPAMSSAIGTTEEIAEILRKKLNNGLQQIAFFVIPSAMAFLALGDVVVATIYQTGKFSVSDTKYVWTVLAAFAVGLLAATLGRLYSSTFYALHDTRTPLKFAIIRISMSILLGIIFALKVPGWLKVDDSWGTVGIALAAGISGWLELFLLRQNLTKRIGKTALGWANGAKLWSSAAFAALVALGVKFFIGSQHPIITGILVLAPYGVTYFVLTTIFGIAQTRSVLKRVERFLPSKLKRFLPKN; via the coding sequence AATTTTTGCTTCTTATTTTGGTAATTCTGATGCTGGGGATGCTTTTAAGTCAGCGCAAAAAATTCCTAATTTTCTACAAAATCTTTTTGGTGAAGGCGTTCTTTCAGCTTCTTTTATCCCAGTTTATTCTGGGTTGCTAGCTAAAGAGCAGGAGGAAGAAGCTAACCGTTTAGCTGGGGTTGTTGCCTCTTTATTAACCTTAATAACAACTATTTTGGTACTTTTAGGCGTTTATTTTACACCTTTGCTAATAGATTTGATTTCACCAGGTTTTGAAGGTGCTAAAAGGTTATTAACCATTCGACTTGTACAAATTTTCTTTCCTGGTACAGGACTACTAGTTTTATCTGCCTGGTGTTTAGGTGTACTTAATAGCCATCGTAAATTTTTTCTCTCCTATGTTGCTCCTGTTGTTTGGAATGCTGCACAAATTGCCGCACTACTTGCTTTTGGTGGCTCTACTGCTATAGACGACCTAGCAATAAAAGTTGGTTGGGCCTTAGTTGTAGGCAGTGCATTACAATTTATTATTCAACTTCCAGTAGTCTTTCGTCTGATAAAACGATTACATTTAGGGGTAAATTTTCGTCTAGATTCTGTTCGAGAAGTGATTAAAAACTTTTTTCCTGTTGTAATTGCTCGTGGAGTTGTTCAAATTAGCGGTTACACAGATAATTTATTAGCTAGCTTACTTCCTCCAGGTGCAGTTTCATCAATAACTTATGCACAAATACTTTACACATTACTAGTAAGTTTATTTGGAATGTCGGTATCTGCGGCAGAACTTCCAGCAATGTCTAGTGCTATTGGCACAACTGAAGAAATAGCAGAAATCTTAAGAAAGAAACTTAACAACGGCTTACAGCAAATAGCTTTTTTTGTTATCCCTTCGGCTATGGCTTTTTTAGCTTTAGGGGATGTTGTTGTTGCTACGATCTATCAAACAGGAAAATTTTCTGTGTCTGATACAAAATATGTTTGGACAGTGCTAGCAGCTTTTGCTGTAGGGTTATTAGCTGCTACGCTTGGGCGACTTTATTCATCAACCTTTTATGCTCTACACGACACCCGAACACCATTAAAATTTGCTATTATTCGTATTAGCATGTCAATTTTACTAGGCATAATTTTTGCGTTAAAAGTACCAGGTTGGTTAAAAGTAGATGATTCTTGGGGAACGGTTGGAATTGCTCTAGCAGCAGGAATTAGCGGATGGTTAGAACTATTTTTGCTACGTCAAAATTTAACTAAACGAATTGGAAAAACAGCTTTAGGTTGGGCAAATGGTGCTAAACTATGGTCTTCAGCCGCTTTTGCTGCACTAGTAGCTTTAGGTGTAAAGTTTTTTATAGGCTCTCAACACCCAATAATAACAGGAATTTTAGTTTTAGCTCCTTATGGAGTAACTTATTTTGTGCTAACTACAATTTTTGGTATAGCTCAAACTCGTAGCGTCCTTAAACGAGTTGAACGCTTTTTGCCTAGCAAACTAAAACGCTTTTTACCTAAAAATTAA
- a CDS encoding CbbQ/NirQ/NorQ/GpvN family protein: protein MREQAIEKYHIIDEPFYLPVKNEVEIFTAAYQAKLPILLKGPTGCGKTRFIQYMAWKLSRPLVTVACHEDLSATDLVGRFLLEGETTVWHDGPLSTAVKHGAICYLDEVVEARKDTIVLIHPLTDDRRILPVEKRSVILTAPDEFSLVVSYNPGYQSVLKDLKQSTRQRFVSIEFDYPPANIEMEIVAREGGVDEQTARDLVKIGEKVRNLKGHGLEEGISTRLLIYAAQLISRGISAEVACEVAIVSPITDDKELQRSIQEIVTTVI, encoded by the coding sequence ATGAGAGAACAAGCTATTGAGAAATATCACATTATTGATGAACCATTTTATTTACCTGTTAAAAACGAAGTAGAAATATTTACTGCTGCTTATCAAGCTAAATTGCCTATACTCTTAAAAGGCCCAACAGGATGTGGAAAAACCCGCTTTATTCAATATATGGCTTGGAAGTTGTCACGTCCTTTAGTTACGGTTGCTTGTCATGAAGATTTGTCGGCTACGGACTTAGTTGGACGTTTTCTTTTAGAGGGTGAAACAACGGTTTGGCACGATGGGCCACTTTCTACAGCAGTAAAACACGGTGCAATTTGTTATTTAGATGAAGTTGTTGAAGCTCGTAAAGATACTATTGTACTTATCCATCCGCTTACAGATGATCGACGCATTTTGCCTGTAGAAAAACGTTCTGTAATTTTAACGGCTCCTGATGAATTTTCTTTAGTAGTTTCCTATAATCCAGGTTATCAAAGTGTATTAAAAGACCTAAAACAATCTACTAGACAACGTTTTGTAAGTATTGAATTTGATTATCCACCTGCAAACATAGAGATGGAAATTGTTGCCCGCGAAGGTGGAGTTGATGAACAAACAGCCCGCGACCTTGTTAAAATAGGCGAAAAGGTGCGTAATCTTAAAGGTCATGGACTAGAAGAAGGTATTTCTACAAGACTACTAATTTATGCTGCTCAGCTTATTAGCCGAGGAATAAGCGCGGAAGTTGCTTGTGAAGTAGCGATAGTTAGTCCAATTACTGATGACAAAGAGTTACAACGAAGTATTCAAGAAATTGTTACAACAGTAATTTAG
- the ptsP gene encoding phosphoenolpyruvate--protein phosphotransferase — translation MSSSAREFSKEITLHGLAISPGISIGTILYLDSQGHQALLQHIEPAQVNKEIRRLNRAVIIARQQLNELKARMERELGSQHAYILDAHLLMLEDKALFKDIKKTITEQFVNAEWAVKVVLDRFLAAYASISDRYLRQRGSDIEDVARRLTDALLGKRNSYRLPLNSIVIGEDLPASVLAELDMRHIIAMVTHAGSWASHTAIIARSLRIPAIVGVDFSEHGQITGHTAIVDGGAGLIILDPTEATIKRYRAFQEQKRRNFNTLLAQSRRPAITADGEEITIRANVELLSELDAVKRYGAQGIGLFRSEFIFTNMLPQAGSEDGQYQIYQRLAESTAENGVTIRTFDLSEDKVSMSLTGIESEINPALGLRGIRLALKNQPMFRTQIRAILRASQRKNVQIILPMVTSTSEVRYARKIINEVIAELTDKGVEVDQNIKLGVTIEVPSAVMIIDQLAQEADFLSLGTNDLIQYLLAIDRNNKQVAYLYQPLHPAVLQSLMWVAKVAQARKVLLDVCGEMASNPIYVVVLLGLGIKHLSMTPAAIPLIKDAIKAIRLSDAQEIFEKALQMSLAQEIEEYICEELARRFPSFYANLK, via the coding sequence ATGTCTTCTAGCGCAAGAGAATTTTCTAAGGAAATTACCTTACATGGACTAGCTATTAGTCCAGGGATTTCTATTGGCACAATACTATATTTGGACTCTCAAGGACACCAGGCCCTACTTCAACATATTGAGCCAGCACAGGTTAATAAAGAAATCCGTCGGTTAAACCGTGCTGTTATAATTGCCCGCCAACAGTTAAATGAACTAAAAGCGAGAATGGAAAGGGAGTTAGGCAGTCAACACGCCTATATTTTAGATGCTCATCTTTTAATGCTAGAAGATAAAGCATTATTCAAAGACATAAAAAAAACCATTACAGAACAGTTTGTTAATGCTGAATGGGCAGTTAAAGTAGTCTTAGATCGCTTTCTAGCTGCTTATGCTTCTATTTCTGACCGTTATTTGCGCCAACGTGGTAGTGATATTGAGGATGTAGCCCGTCGTCTAACAGATGCTTTGTTAGGCAAACGCAATAGTTACCGCCTGCCTCTTAACTCTATTGTTATTGGGGAAGACTTACCTGCTAGCGTACTAGCAGAACTTGATATGCGCCATATTATTGCAATGGTGACACATGCAGGAAGTTGGGCTTCACATACAGCAATTATTGCTCGTAGTTTGCGAATACCTGCTATTGTTGGAGTAGATTTTTCCGAACATGGTCAAATAACAGGCCACACAGCTATTGTTGATGGCGGCGCAGGGCTAATAATTCTTGACCCTACAGAAGCAACAATAAAACGCTATCGTGCTTTTCAAGAACAAAAACGACGAAATTTCAACACTTTACTTGCTCAATCTCGTCGACCAGCAATTACCGCTGATGGGGAAGAAATAACCATTAGGGCTAATGTTGAGTTACTTTCTGAACTAGATGCAGTAAAACGCTATGGAGCGCAAGGAATTGGCCTATTTCGTTCAGAGTTTATTTTTACAAATATGCTTCCTCAAGCAGGCTCGGAAGATGGTCAATACCAAATTTATCAACGTTTAGCTGAATCAACGGCAGAAAATGGGGTGACAATCCGAACTTTTGATCTTAGTGAAGATAAAGTGTCGATGTCGCTAACTGGAATAGAATCTGAAATTAACCCAGCATTGGGACTTCGAGGTATTCGCCTAGCACTAAAAAACCAACCAATGTTTCGCACTCAAATTCGTGCGATTTTGCGAGCCTCACAACGTAAAAATGTACAAATAATTTTACCAATGGTGACATCTACTAGTGAAGTTCGGTATGCTCGTAAAATTATTAATGAAGTAATAGCAGAGCTTACAGACAAAGGTGTTGAAGTTGACCAAAATATTAAATTAGGTGTAACTATAGAAGTTCCATCAGCAGTAATGATTATTGATCAACTTGCCCAAGAAGCTGACTTTTTAAGCTTAGGCACTAATGATTTAATTCAATATCTATTAGCAATAGATCGTAATAATAAACAAGTAGCTTATCTTTACCAGCCTTTACATCCTGCTGTACTTCAATCATTGATGTGGGTGGCAAAAGTTGCACAAGCACGTAAGGTTTTGCTAGATGTTTGCGGTGAAATGGCCTCAAACCCAATCTATGTAGTAGTTTTATTAGGCTTAGGAATTAAACATTTAAGCATGACACCTGCTGCAATTCCCTTAATTAAAGATGCTATAAAAGCTATTAGACTTAGCGATGCGCAAGAAATTTTTGAAAAAGCTTTGCAAATGTCATTAGCTCAAGAAATAGAAGAATATATTTGTGAAGAACTTGCTCGCCGATTCCCTTCTTTTTATGCAAATCTAAAGTAA
- the alkA gene encoding DNA-3-methyladenine glycosylase 2: protein MNFDGYYKAVLTHDSRFDGIFFVGVSSTKIYCRRVCTAKTPQAQNCTFFPSAAAAEKAGYRPCLRCRPELAPGKAHVDAINRLASMIASRIEDGELVEKPLDELAMEMGISLRHLRRVVKSEFGVSPIELAQTQRLLFAKRLLTDTNLSITEIAFASGFNSLRRFNTLFKEKYNLNPTNLRKNRSDQIDNEILVCELAYRPPFNWKALLKFLSERSLSGIELIENNSYLRTVAYKKYRGWIKVEPVENEFVLLVSLSTSLAPVLLQVLARVKRLFDLGTEPQQIAAHLGEVAKDPGLRVPGAFDGFEIAVRGILGQQVSVKAATTLARRFVNTFGEKLETSFEHLTHLSPTPNKIASLQVTELTNLGIIASRANAILALAQAIVKKEIILEPGVNIANTITELKKLPGIGEWTAQYIAMRVLNWPDAFLHTDLGIYKALNERNPKRVLELSEKWKPWRAYAAIHLWHSLV, encoded by the coding sequence ATGAATTTTGATGGTTATTACAAAGCTGTATTAACGCATGACAGCCGTTTTGATGGAATATTTTTTGTTGGTGTATCAAGCACAAAAATTTATTGTCGCAGAGTCTGCACAGCGAAAACTCCACAAGCGCAAAACTGCACATTTTTTCCTAGTGCAGCAGCGGCTGAAAAAGCAGGCTATCGGCCTTGTTTGCGTTGTCGCCCAGAGTTAGCACCGGGAAAGGCTCATGTTGATGCTATCAATCGACTAGCTAGCATGATTGCTAGTCGCATTGAAGATGGTGAACTTGTAGAAAAACCTTTAGATGAATTGGCTATGGAAATGGGCATTAGCCTTAGACATCTGCGACGTGTTGTAAAAAGTGAATTTGGAGTTTCTCCAATTGAATTAGCTCAGACACAACGTCTTTTGTTTGCTAAACGTTTGTTGACTGATACTAATTTATCGATCACAGAAATAGCTTTTGCTAGTGGTTTTAATAGCCTTCGACGTTTTAACACTCTTTTTAAGGAAAAATATAATCTTAATCCAACTAACTTACGTAAAAATAGGTCAGATCAAATTGACAATGAAATATTAGTTTGTGAGTTAGCTTATCGTCCCCCGTTTAACTGGAAAGCATTGCTTAAATTCCTTTCCGAACGGTCTTTAAGCGGGATTGAATTAATAGAAAATAACTCTTATTTAAGAACAGTTGCTTATAAAAAATATCGTGGCTGGATTAAGGTTGAACCTGTTGAAAATGAGTTTGTGCTTTTAGTTTCACTTTCAACTTCACTTGCTCCAGTATTATTACAAGTGCTTGCACGTGTTAAAAGGCTTTTTGATCTAGGTACTGAACCACAACAAATAGCGGCCCATTTAGGCGAGGTTGCTAAAGATCCTGGGCTACGTGTACCAGGGGCTTTTGATGGTTTTGAAATAGCGGTACGAGGGATTTTAGGGCAGCAAGTAAGTGTAAAGGCTGCCACAACACTAGCTAGAAGATTTGTTAATACTTTTGGCGAAAAGCTAGAAACCTCATTTGAGCATCTTACTCACTTATCACCAACTCCAAACAAAATTGCAAGTCTTCAAGTAACAGAACTTACAAACCTAGGCATAATTGCTTCACGAGCAAATGCTATTTTGGCACTTGCTCAAGCCATAGTAAAAAAAGAAATTATCCTAGAGCCAGGAGTAAATATTGCTAATACTATAACTGAATTAAAAAAATTGCCAGGCATAGGAGAATGGACTGCACAATATATTGCAATGAGGGTGCTTAATTGGCCTGATGCTTTTCTTCATACGGATTTAGGGATTTATAAAGCTCTTAATGAACGCAACCCCAAGCGAGTTTTAGAACTTTCTGAAAAATGGAAACCTTGGCGTGCTTATGCTGCAATACATCTTTGGCATTCACTTGTTTAA
- a CDS encoding HPr family phosphocarrier protein codes for MQQRHVTVINRLGLHARASARLVNLANQYKAEVKLARADNQQSVDGKSILGVLLLAASKGTELIISAEGEDEERVLRALCDLINNKFGEEGDVF; via the coding sequence ATGCAACAAAGACATGTTACGGTAATTAATCGTCTAGGATTACATGCTCGTGCTTCAGCACGATTAGTTAATTTAGCTAATCAATATAAAGCAGAAGTTAAGCTTGCACGAGCAGATAATCAACAATCAGTTGACGGTAAATCTATTTTAGGTGTATTACTACTAGCAGCATCTAAAGGGACAGAATTAATTATCTCTGCCGAGGGCGAAGACGAGGAGCGAGTTTTACGCGCACTTTGTGACCTAATTAATAATAAATTTGGGGAAGAAGGGGATGTCTTCTAG
- a CDS encoding PTS sugar transporter subunit IIA, producing the protein MVGGIIVTHGRLAIELVTAAEMIVGEIKHIIAVSIGWNDELEQGLKEIEQAIKKVNQGSGVLILTDMFGGTPTNVAMTFSQPGKVEIITGVNLPMIIKLASQQKDESLSILAGKVREQGQKNIYIASEVMAPKR; encoded by the coding sequence ATGGTTGGAGGCATTATTGTTACACATGGCCGTTTGGCTATAGAGTTGGTGACAGCAGCAGAAATGATTGTTGGCGAAATCAAACATATTATTGCTGTTTCTATTGGATGGAATGATGAATTAGAGCAAGGATTAAAGGAAATTGAACAAGCAATAAAAAAAGTAAATCAAGGTAGCGGGGTTTTAATTCTTACAGATATGTTTGGAGGCACACCTACTAATGTTGCTATGACTTTTTCCCAACCTGGTAAAGTAGAAATAATTACAGGTGTAAACTTACCTATGATAATAAAATTAGCTAGTCAGCAAAAAGATGAAAGCTTAAGCATATTAGCTGGAAAAGTAAGAGAACAGGGACAGAAAAATATTTATATTGCTAGTGAAGTAATGGCACCAAAACGCTAA
- a CDS encoding methylated-DNA--[protein]-cysteine S-methyltransferase, protein MNYYSYFNSPIGKILLTSDGNSLTGLYMESYNADPTSLEWVANDSIEPFPKVVEQLTAYFEGKLTEFDLPILMLGTKFQQQVWQELTKIPYGKTISYKELAIRIGNIKAVRAVGLANGRNPISIIVPCHRVIGANGSLTGYGGGLPRKKALLDLENSRQKALW, encoded by the coding sequence ATGAATTACTACAGTTATTTTAATAGTCCGATAGGAAAAATTTTGCTTACTTCTGATGGAAATTCTTTAACAGGTTTATATATGGAATCTTACAATGCTGATCCAACCAGTCTTGAATGGGTAGCAAATGACAGCATTGAGCCATTTCCTAAAGTTGTGGAGCAGCTTACAGCATATTTTGAAGGTAAGTTAACAGAATTTGATCTACCAATTTTAATGTTAGGGACAAAATTTCAACAACAAGTTTGGCAAGAATTAACAAAAATTCCTTATGGCAAAACGATTTCTTATAAAGAACTAGCTATTCGTATAGGGAATATTAAAGCTGTTCGTGCCGTAGGTTTAGCTAATGGACGTAATCCAATTTCTATAATAGTTCCTTGTCATCGTGTTATTGGTGCAAATGGTAGTCTTACGGGTTATGGTGGTGGACTACCAAGAAAAAAAGCATTACTTGATTTGGAAAATTCAAGACAAAAAGCTTTATGGTAA